Proteins found in one Salvelinus alpinus chromosome 11, SLU_Salpinus.1, whole genome shotgun sequence genomic segment:
- the LOC139534621 gene encoding uncharacterized protein yields MNGPKRTWQQVKIKYKNILQNAVKKNTHRQGTGGGSPKADLTPAEDMALELNKGRPVLEGIPGGKETSIGSSQDATRFIQVSGSTVFLLEPPAQAPDDADPGEGPSAAATAHDGDDDEEETISLDSRRHEDPDAIQWENQPGNISSQAIRKLYGNHLRRQIELADIDIQYKKKKMENLALESEIKKRTIRKLDLEIKKLERELQEDDTAQNKNLVYSRKVK; encoded by the exons atgaacgggccaaaacggacatggcagcaggtcaaaatcaaatacaagaacattctgcagaatg cagtgaaaaagaatacccacagacaaggcacgggtggtgggtcaccaaaggctgaccttaccccagcagaggacatggccttggagctaaataaaggcaggcccgtcttagaggggatccctggggggaaagagacgagcataggttcctcccaagatgccacccgcttcattcaag tgtctggcagcactgtgttcctgttagagccaccagcacaagcaccagacgatgctgatcca ggtgaaggccccagtgcagcagcaacagcacatgatggagacgatgatgaggaggagaccatctctctggattccagaaggcatgag gacccagatgctatacagtgggaaaaccagcctggcaacata agctcacaagctatcagaaagttgtatggcaaccacctccggcgccaaatagaactggcagacatagacattcagtacaagaagaaaaagatggaaaatcttgcactggagtccgaaataaaaaagaggacaattaggaaactggaccttgaaataaaaaaacttgagagggag ctccaagaagatgacacagctcaaaataaaaatttggtatattctcgtaaagtcaagtga